The Hemicordylus capensis ecotype Gifberg chromosome 6, rHemCap1.1.pri, whole genome shotgun sequence genome window below encodes:
- the LOC128330314 gene encoding 7-alpha-hydroxycholest-4-en-3-one 12-alpha-hydroxylase-like — MNFWKTILCAFLATLLATILGGLYMMGAFRKRRPKEPPLDKGFIPWLGYGINFKKNPVEFLERMQRKHGDIFTVLVGGNYLHFVMDPHTYGTIIKESKDRLDFDTFASLIVFNALGFQPTESHHKVVKTISKKYLQGKSLAVLNQVMMEKLKIVMFHSQGSGEGKRPWQQDGVFHFSYKTIFQAAFLALFGTEPGQDVESKENTKDDKIIQPGQLFEAFQKFDHLFPQMALGMLGPLGKKESQRLKNLFCDMLSVEKIYQKENISSWVVEQDQLMAETGMTEEMRTQFQLLLLWASQANTGPATSWLLAYLLKHPEAMKAVREEVYNVLKETGQEVEPGGPLINVTLAQIKTPLLDSAVEETLRLRAGPFLFRSVMQDMDLKMDDGREYFLRKGDQLLLFPFVGLHMDPEIHPDPHTFKYDRFLNPDGTKKEFSKNGKKLKYHSMPWGSGPSMCPGRFFAVSELKLFVILMLSYFDMELVNVEEEIPPVDVRRYGFGVFHPTCDIQFKFRVKS; from the coding sequence ATGAATTTCTGGAAGACTATCCTTTGTGCTTTCTTAGCCACCCTCTTAGCAACCATACTTGGTGGGCTCTATATGATGGGAGCATTCCGCAAGAGGAGACCTAAAGAGCCTCCACTGGACAAAGGCTTCATCCCATGGCTAGGATATGGGATAAATTTCAAGAAGAACCCTGTAGAGTTTTTGGAAAGGATGCAGAGGAAACATGGAGACATTTTCACAGTGCTGGTTGGAGGCAATTATTTACATTTTGTGATGGACCCGCACACTTATGGGACTATAATAAAAGAGTCAAAAGACAGGCTGGATTTTGATACATTTGCATCACTTATAGTATTTAATGCACTTGGATTTCAACCGACTGAATCTCATCATAAGGTTGTGAAAACAATTAGCAAGAAGTATCTCCAAGGTAAAAGTCTAGCTGTCCTCAATCAGGTCATGATGGAGAAGTTGAAAATTGTGATGTTTCACAGCCAGGGTTCAGGTGAGGGGAAAAGACCTTGGCAGCAGGATGGAGTCTTCCACTTTAGCTACAAAACCATCTTCCAAGCTGCTTTTCTGGCTTTGTTTGGTACTGAGCCAGGCCAAGACGTGGAGAGCAAAGAAAACACTAAGGACGACAAAATAATACAACCTGGACAGTTGTTTGAAGCTTTTCAGAAATTTGACCATTTGTTTCCCCAAATGGCCCTCGGCATGCTGGGTCCCCTGGGCAAGAAAGAGTCACAGAGGTTGAAGAATCTTTTCTGTGACATGCTGTCTGTAGAAAAGATATATCAAAAGGAAAACATCAGCAGCTGGGTGGTTGAGCAAGATCAGCTGATGGCTGAGACTGGGATGACAGAGGAGATGCGCACTCAATTCCAGCTTCTTCTTCTGTGGGCATCTCAAGCTAATACTGGTCCAGCTACCTCCTGGCTTCTTGCATATCTCCTGAAACATCCAGAAGCAATGAAGGCAGTGAGGGAAGAAGTGTACAATGTACTAAAAGAGACTGGACAGGAAGTGGAGCCAGGCGGCCCCCTCATCAATGTGACCTTGGCTCAGATAAAGACCCCTCTTCTGGACAGTGCGGTAGAGGAAACTCTGCGCTTGAGAGCAGGTCCTTTTCTGTTTCGAAGTGTGATGCAGGATATGGATCTTAAAATGGATGATGGGAGAGAATATTTTCTCCGGAAAGGAGACCAGCTACTTCTTTTCCCTTTCGTCGGACTGCACATGGACCCAGAAATCCACCCTGACCCTCATACTTTCAAATATGATAGGTTCTTGAACCCAGATGGTACCAAAAAGGAGTTCTCCAAGAATGGGAAAAAGCTGAAGTATCACAGTATGCCGTGGGGTTCTGGGCCCTCCATGTGCCCTGGACGATTCTTTGCCGTAAGTGAGTTGAAGTTGTTTGTGATCCTGATGCTCAGCTACTTTGACATGGAACTGGTTAACGTGGAAGAGGAAATACCACCGGTAGATGTCAGGCGCTATGGGTTTGGGGTCTTTCATCCTACCTGTGATATTCAGTTCAAGTTTCGAGTAAAATCCTAA